A genome region from Salvia splendens isolate huo1 chromosome 19, SspV2, whole genome shotgun sequence includes the following:
- the LOC121778667 gene encoding uncharacterized protein LOC121778667, translating to MEGDRHFSHPHPLASFVDEMEADVSDNFHSCKICGLPILSAPSYTCTFAACDFFLHESCAHKFHQKFIHPNHRPRYNDHTLRLEEGSPNFTYQCEDCNNQMHPLTAAAVFGVEIKSKHKSHPPHPLVALRRQILSPCDCCGEKHEGFFFSCHLCDFWIHQDCTILPTTLILSSDPEPYLLAYSIPVHVRNIECIVCDKPLRMSHNAIYFCPQTMRFSHVKCGLQKIQSKTRLELIQLPDDELDTFPSFEILTYSHRNHAHNIGDEDKKLAMENVHKHPLILVGDEEEDHNYYYKKLVCDLCTQTITIPSQFYRCAQQGCSFFAHKVCADLLPILKFEFPNDVRNNACKGQPCPYPDKWYFSSIFFCIVCFLPSNAACYHFPGDDLDSLMIDLSCMAAPSIIKHSSHSQYLLFRTSRHSRAYPLSCCSRGTVFHDVYRCTNCDFYIHIRCALLPKRVHFRKFDQHPLHLITSNSIGSDQDICEVCEEGIECKYWFYHCAKCDYSFHVNCIPSLGYLSKVKFGGKLDIPCHSHPLTLTRMLAYGRNEKCGHCHKIIPGLVDQAAFSCSQCDYLIHFSCARDSFTSSHNCTSSVFEEVNKPGWYDIAEE from the exons ATGGAGGGTGATAGGCATTTCAGTCATCCTCATCCATTGGCTTCCTTTGTAGATGAGATGGAAGCGGATGTTTCTGATAACTTTCATTCTTGCAAAATTTGTGGTTTGCCAATTCTATCTGCTCCTTCCTACACTTGCACCTTTGCTGCTTGTGATTTTTTTCTGCATGAATCATGTGCACACAAATTCCACCAAAAATTTATCCATCCCAATCATAGGCCGAGATATAATGATCACACGCTTCGTCTCGAAGAAGGAAGTCCCAATTTCACATACCAATGTGAGGATTGCAATAACCAAATGCATCCTCTGACTGCAGCTGCAGTGTTTGGTGTTGAGATAAAAAGCAAACACAAGAGCCATCCACCTCACCCGCTCGTGGCTCTTCGTAGGCAGATTTTGTCTCCGTGTGATTGCTGTGGGGAGAAACATGAAGGTTTCTTCTTCTCGTGCCATCTCTGTGATTTCTGGATTCATCAAGACTGCACCATACTGCCTACCACTCTCATTCTCTCCTCTGATCCTGAACCTTACCTTCTTGCTTATTCTATTCCTGTCCATGTCCGAAATATTGAGTGCATAGTTTGCGACAAACCCTTGCGTATGTCCCATAACGCCATCTACTTTTGCCCCCAAACTATGAGATTTTCTCATGTCAAATGTGGACTCCAGAAGATTCAATCCA AAACAAGGCTAGAGTTGATCCAACTGCCCGACGATGAGTTGGACACATTTCCAAGTTTCGAGATCCTTACATACTCCCACAGAAACCATGCTCATAATATTGGTGATGAAGACAAGAAGCTTGCAATGGAGAATGTTCACAAGCATCCTTTGATTCTAGTTGgtgatgaggaagaggatcataattattattataaaaaactaGTGTGTGATCTATGCACACAAACCATCACTATTCCATCTCAATTTTACAGATGCGCTCAACAAGGCTGCTCTTTTTTTGCCCATAAAGTCTGTGCAGACCTTCTACCCATTCTCAAGTTTGAGTTTCCAAATGATGTCCGCAACAATGCATGTAAGGGACAACCTTGTCCGTACCCGGACAAATGGTACTTCAGTTCAATATTTTTCTGTATTGTCTGCTTTCTTCCTAGCAATGCAGCTTGCTATCACTTTCCTGGTGATGATTTAGATTCCTTGATGATTGATCTGTCGTGCATGGCTGCCCCAAGCATTATAAAGCACAGCTCACACAGCCAATACCTTCTCTTTCGCACCTCCCGCCATTCGCGGGCCTACCCCCTCAGTTGTTGTTCCCGTGGCACCGTCTTTCATGATGTCTATAGGTGCACTAATTGCGATTTCTACATTCATATAAGGTGTGCCTTACTACCAAAAAGGGTTCACTTTCGTAAATTTGATCAACATCCTCTGCACTTGATCACTAGTAATAGTATTGGTAGTGATCAAGACATATGCGAGGTGTGTGAGGAAGGCATAGAGTGCAAGTATTGGTTCTACCACTGTGCAAAATGTGACTACTCTTTCCACGTAAACTGCATTCCCTCGCTTGGCTATTTGTCCAAAGTCAAGTTCGGAGGCAAACTTGATATTCCTTGTCACTCTCATCCTCTCACCCTTACACGGATGCTTGCCTACGGAAGAAATGAGAAGTGTGGGCATTGCCACAAAATCATTCCAGGATTGGTAGATCAAGCGGCTTTCTCATGCTCACAATGCGattatttgattcatttttctTGTGCAAGGGATTCATTCACATCCTCTCACAATTGTACATCCTCAGTTTTCGAGGAAGTCAATAAACCGGGGTGGTATGACATTGCTGAAGAATGA
- the LOC121778579 gene encoding uncharacterized protein LOC121778579, with amino-acid sequence MEGDRHFSHPHPMTSFVVDEMEADNYHSCKICGLPILSAPSYTCTIAACDFFLHESCAHKFQQKTIHPNHKPRHKVHTLCLQEGSPNFTYKCEDCDFEMHPLAAVDGVEIITKHKSHPPHPLVAHCRDILSLCDACGERHDGFFFSCQLCNFWIHQACTILPTALILSSDPEPYLLAYSITVRMIECIVCDKPLLLSHNAIYFCPQTVRFSHVKCGLQKIQSKTRLELIQLPHDDLDTFPSLEIRTYSHRNQAHNIGDEDKKLAMENFHKHPLMLVGDEEEDHTYKYNHKLVLVCDICTQTITIPSPFYRCAQQTGGCSFYAHKVCADLLPVLKFEIPNDESNKAFKAQPCLYPDKWFFSSIFFCVFCSLPSNAACYHFPDDDLGVLMVDLSCMAAPSIIKHSSHSQYLLFRTTRHSRAYPLSCCSRGSFIHDVYRCTNCDFYIHISDQDICEVCEEGIECKYWFYHCAKCDYSFHVNCIPSLGYLSKVKFGGKFDIPCHSHPLTLTRMLAYGRNEKCGHCHKIIPGLVDQAAFSCSQCDYWIHFSCARDSFTSSHNCRSLVFEEFNIPGWYDILLKIEDY; translated from the exons ATGGAGGGTGATAGGCATTTCAGTCATCCTCATCCAATGACTTCCTTTGTAGTAGATGAGATGGAAGCTGATAACTATCATTCTTGCAAAATTTGTGGTTTGCCAATTCTATCTGCTCCCTCCTACACTTGCACCATTGCTGCTTGTGATTTTTTTCTGCACGAATCATGTGCGCATAAATTCCAACAAAAAACTATCCATCCCAATCATAAGCCGCGACATAAAGTCCACACCCTTTGTCTCCAAGAAGGAAGTCCCAATTTCACATACAAATGTGAGGATTGCGATTTTGAAATGCATCCTTTGGCAGCAGTGGATGGTGTTGAGATCATAACCAAACACAAGAGCCATCCACCTCACCCGCTCGTGGCTCACTGTAGAGATATTTTGTCTTTGTGCGATGCCTGTGGGGAGCGACATGATGGTTTCTTCTTCTCGTGCCAACTCTGTAATTTCTGGATTCATCAAGCCTGCACCATACTGCCTACCGCTCTCATTCTCTCCTCTGATCCTGAACCCTACCTTCTTGCTTATTCTATTACTGTCCGAATGATTGAGTGCATAGTTTGTGACAAACCCTTGCTTCTTTCCCATAACGCCATCTATTTTTGCCCCCAAACTGTGAGATTTTCTCATGTCAAATGTGGACTCCAGAAGATTCAATCCA AAACAAGGCTAGAGTTGATCCAACTGCCACACGACGACTTGGACACATTTCCAAGTTTGGAGATCCGTACATACTCCCACAGAAACCAAGCTCATAATATTGGTGATGAAGACAAGAAGCTTGCAATGGAGAATTTTCACAAGCATCCTTTAATGCTAGTTGGTGACGAGGAAGAGGATCATACTTATAAGTATAATCACAAACTAGTTCTAGTGTGTGATATATGCACACAAACCATTACTATTCCATCTCCATTTTACAGATGCGCTCAACAAACTGGTGGCTGCTCTTTTTATGCCCATAAAGTCTGTGCAGACCTTCTCCCCGTTCTCAAGTTTGAGATTCCAAATGATGAGAGCAACAAAGCATTTAAGGCACAACCTTGTCTGTACCCGGACAAATGGTTCTTCAGTTCAATATTTTTCTGTGTTTTCTGCTCTCTTCCTAGCAATGCAGCTTGCTATCACTTTCCTGATGATGATTTAGGTGTCTTGATGGTTGATCTGTCGTGCATGGCTGCCCCAAGCATTATAAAGCACAGCTCACACAGCCAATACCTTCTCTTTCGCACCACCCGCCATTCGAGGGCCTACCCCCTCAGTTGTTGTTCCCGCGGCTCCTTCATTCATGATGTTTATAGGTGCACTAACTGCGATTTCTACATTCATATAAG TGATCAAGACATATGCGAGGTGTGTGAGGAAGGAATAGAGTGCAAGTATTGGTTCTACCACTGTGCAAAATGTGACTACTCTTTCCACGTAAACTGCATTCCCTCGCTTGGCTATTTGTCCAAAGTCAAGTTCGGAGGCAAATTTGATATTCCTTGTCACTCTCATCCTCTCACCCTTACACGGATGCTTGCCTACGGAAGAAATGAGAAGTGTGGGCATTGCCACAAAATCATTCCAGGATTGGTAGATCAAGCGGCTTTCTCATGCTCACAATGCGATTATTGGATTCATTTTTCTTGTGCAAGGGATTCATTCACATCCTCTCACAATTGTAGATCCTTAGTTTTCGAGGAATTCAATATACCGGGGTGGTATGATATTTtgttgaagattgaagattatTAA
- the LOC121779779 gene encoding probable myosin-binding protein 5, whose protein sequence is MPIELVKWLLEQPLESFPDALRTAILEWVMIVLLFVDGLLAFFSNEFARLFGLRTPCLLCTRIDHVLVYRTASFYYNDSICDIHKRDVSSLGYCSVHQKLSDIRSMCQV, encoded by the coding sequence ATGCCGATTGAGCTGGTGAAGTGGCTCCTCGAACAGCCTCTCGAGTCCTTCCCCGACGCCCTCCGCACCGCGATCCTCGAGTGGGTCATGATCGTCCTCCTCTTCGTCGACGGCCTCCTCGCCTTCTTCTCCAATGAGTTCGCCCGCCTCTTCGGCCTCCGCACCCCCTGCCTCCTCTGCACCCGCATCGACCACGTCCTCGTCTACCGCACCGCTAGCTTCTACTACAACGACTCCATCTGCGACATCCACAAGCGCGACGTGTCATCGCTCGGGTACTGCAGCGTCCACCAGAAGCTCTCCGATATCCGATCCATGTGCCAGGTTTGA
- the LOC121779243 gene encoding probable myosin-binding protein 5, protein MEVCSVSFATEKDSDCDKYKTVADILNKDIDRIVDDERRTMLRRLKKDGGDVGGDDRSGPNSWCSCCGEPLTMRASKKFLRNLSTKSLAPAPSPRMSWMASRNDELRAMETLSPRMSWLTNRNDELRQIETPRSRYTELKFMSDVELDAAQNDADNQAAASKEDIRAAITPFLQDSKDLGEDPNRTPNYMRANKYFGAPFDPAQESPRWLSLSRSSKKLNFDKVDTLVEPLDISPLNEVDSDVLNRLKKQAHLDQDTLMAVYMELDKERSAAAVAANNAMAMITRIQQEKAAIQMEALQYQRMMEEQAEYDEEALELMRDMLFKKEDDVKALSSELDVYRMKYGPINKYGSDICEVDADDDFPEMKSHSSGFSERLSDCNSLDGGEQRECEDPSQGPMEGESSLDFEGERSYLLGLLTDLEKKMSSDRESSFAEMEAIKNDDQDKEGGQNKAVLTREVSMIKERLRVVEADSGFLKHAAKTIQIGEEGAKLLMEIAEHLRAIRQGTKPLTAKVDA, encoded by the exons atggaA GTCTGCAGCGTCTCGTTTGCCACCGAGAAGGATTCCGACTGCGACAAGTATAAGACGGTCGCCGATATCCTGAACAAGGATATTGATCGCATCGtggacgacgagaggcggacgATGCTCAGGCGGCTGAAGAAGGATGGCGGCGACGTCGGTGGTGATGACAGGTCTGGTCCGAATTCGTGGTGCTCTTGCTGCGGGGAGCCGCTGACGATGAGGGCATCGAAGAAGTTTTTGAGGAATTTGTCGACGAAATCTCTAGCTCCTGCGCCGTCGCCTAGGATGTCGTGGATGGCGAGCAGAAACGACGAGCTCCGGGCGATGGAGACGTTGTCTCCGCGGATGTCGTGGCTAACGAACAGGAACGACGAGCTCCGGCAGATAGAGACGCCGCGGTCGAGGTACACTGAGCTTAAGTTCATGTCCGACGTCGAGTTGGACGCTGCACAGAATGATGCTGATAATCAAG CTGCAGCTAGCAAAGAGGACATTCGAGCTGCAATCACGCCATTCTTGCAAGACTCGAAGGATCTAGGCGAAGATCCAAACAGAACTCCGAATTACATGAGAGCAAACAAGTATTTCGGGGCGCCGTTCGATCCAGCTCAAGAGAGTCCTAGATGGCTGAGTCTGAGCAGGAGCAGCAAGAAACTGAATTTCGACAAAGTCGACACTCTTGTCGAGCCCCTCGACATAAGCCCTCTCAACGAGGTCGACAGCGACGTTCTCAACCGTCTCAAGAAGCAAGCCCATCTCGACCAAGACACCCTGATGGCGGTGTACATGGAGCTGGACAAGGAGAGGAGTGCTGCAGCTGTGGCCGCCAACAATGCGATGGCTATGATCACTCGGATCCAGCAGGAGAAGGCGGCTATCCAAATGGAGGCCTTGCAGTACCAGCGGATGATGGAGGAGCAGGCGGAGTACGACGAGGAGGCCTTGGAGCTCATGAGGGACATGCTCTTCAAGAAGGAGGATGATGTCAAGGCTCTCAGCTCTGAGCTCGACGTCTACCGGATGAAATATGGGCCGATCAATAAGTATGGTAGCGACATTTGTGAAGTTGACGCTGATGATGATTTCCCGGAGATGAAGTCTCACTCGTCGGGTTTTAGTGAGAGGTTGTCAGATTGTAATAGTTTGGATGGTGGTGAGCAGAGAGAGTGCGAGGATCCTTCTCAGGGCCCTATGGAGGGAGAGTCGTCGTTAGATTTTGAGGGGGAGCGGTCGTATCTTCTCGGTCTTTTGACTGATCTGGAGAAGAAGATGAGTTCAGATAGAGAATCGAGTTTCGCAGAGATGGAGGCAATCAAGAATGATGACCAAGACAAAG AAGGAGGTCAAAACAAAGCTGTACTTACAAGAGAGGTGTCTATGATCAAGGAGAGGTTGAGAGTGGTTGAAGCAGACAGTGGCTTCTTGAAGCATGCAGCTAAGACCATCCAGATAGGAGAGGAAGGAGCTAAGCTTTTGATGGAGATAGCCGAGCATCTCCGTGCGATTAGGCAAGGCACGAAACCTCTCACCGCCAAAGTGGATGCATGA
- the LOC121779242 gene encoding polynucleotide 5'-hydroxyl-kinase NOL9-like has product ILFWTIEIIFRHKRVAFLETDVGQTEFTPPGLLALTVIDKITPDLTIPCVKTPARCFFFGDISSKRDPTTYLAYIKALYDHYMETEIQGAGLPLVINTPGWVKGIGYEILVEMLRYISVTRVVKLQRSVLARNLPDGPFWLDEGDADAATTVIEINAPPQNHITSMAPMRKDALLQRDLRLMAYFKQCFPSDTIISTIKELSHALVSHPPYEIPISSIKIKHLHCQKERLPSESAFWLVWPASRASMT; this is encoded by the exons ATACTGTTTTGGACAATTGAGATCATTTTCAGGCACAAAAGAGTGGCTTTTCTTGAAACTGATGTCGGGCAGACGGAGTTTACTCCGCCTGGTCTTCTAGCACTAACTGTTATTGACAAAATAACTCCAG ATTTGACGATTCCATGCGTGAAAACTCCTGCAAG GTGCTTTTTCTTTGGTGACATATCCTCTAAAAGAGACCCAACAACTTATCTGGCTTATATAAAGGCCCTTTACGATCACTATATGGAAACAGAAATCCAGGGTGCAGGGCTACCGCTCGTCATAAATACCCCGGGCTGGGTAAAAG GTATCGGTTATGAGATTCTGGTGGAAATGCTAAGATATATATCTGTTACACGTGTGGTTAAGCTTCAAAGATCGGTTCTCGCAAGGAACTTACCAGATGGGCCATTTTGGTTAGACGAGGGGGATGCTGATGCTGCCACAACTGTCATTGAGATCAATGCTCCTCCTCAGAACCATATAACTTCAAT GGCGCCAATGCGAAAGGATGCACTTCTTCAACGGGATCTGCGACTAATGGCATACTTTAAGCAATGCTTTCCAAGTGATACAATTATCTCCACGATTAAGGAACTTTCTCATGCATTGGTTTCTCACCCTCCTTATGAGATTCCCATATCGAGCATCAAGATAAAACACCTCCATTGCCAG AAGGAAAGGCTGCCTTCTGAGTCGGCTTTCTGGCTCGTCTGGCCTGCGAGTAGAGCGTCTATGACCTGA
- the LOC121778478 gene encoding uncharacterized protein LOC121778478 isoform X1: MLPTAITLPSRPLLPLLLVYSIPANSRYSACIICNKPLLLTHNAIYLCPQTMEFSHVRCGLDKIQYKIRLQLIQLPDDDLETFPSLEIRTYSQRNQAGDEDKKLAVENFHNHPLVLVDDHNYNCNCKKLVCDICIQTITIPSPFYRCSQQSGSCSFLAHKVCLELLPILKFENPGDDSRVVSKAQPCSYPNKWFFSSIFLCVVCCLPCNGPCYFFPENYHPIYDIPWMVDLSCMAAPSITKHNSHGQHLLFRTTRYSLASPITCCSRGSSINDVYRCSTCDFYIHIRCALLPKRVHFHKFDQHPLHLITTGTSDHDICEVCEEDIECKYWYYRCAKCDYSFHVNCIPSLGYLSKVKFGGKFDIPCHSHPLNLTRMLTFGRNERCGFCDQIIPGLVDQAAFSCSQCNYWIHFSCARDSFTSSHIRRSKVFGEINDQAIYDFFEVRR, translated from the exons ATGCTGCCTACTGCTATCACGCTCCCCTCTCGTCCTCTGTTGCCTCTGCTTCTCGTATATTCTATTCCTGCCAATTCCCGGTATAGTGCGTGCATCATTTGCAACAAACCGTTGCTTCTTACCCATAACGCCATCTATTTATGTCCCCAAACCATGGAGTTTTCTCACGTCAGATGTGGACTCGACAAAATTCAATATA AAATAAGGCTACAGTTGATCCAACTACCAGATGACGACTTGGAGACGTTTCCAAGTTTAGAGATCCGTACATACTCGCAGAGAAACCAAGCTGGTGATGAAGACAAGAAGCTTGCTGTCGAGAATTTTCACAACCATCCTTTGGTCCTAGTAGATGATCATAATTATAATTGCAATTGCAAAAAACTAGTGTGTGATATATGCATACAAACTATTACTATTCCGTCTCCATTTTACAGATGCTCTCAACAAAGTGGCAGCTGCTCTTTCCTTGCCCATAAAGTCTGTTTAGAGCTTCTCCCTATTCTCAAGTTTGAGAACCCTGGTGATGACTCCAGAGTAGTATCAAAGGCACAACCTTGTTCGTACCCGAATAAATGGTTCTTCAGTTCAATATTTTTGTGTGTGGTGTGTTGTCTTCCTTGCAATGGACCTTGCTACTTCTTTCCTGAGAATTATCATCCTATCTATGATATCCCCTGGATGGTTGATCTGTCGTGCATGGCTGCTCCAAGCATTACAAAGCACAACTCACATGGACAACACCTTCTCTTTCGCACCACCCGATATTCGCTGGCCTCTCCCATCACTTGCTGTTCCCGGGGCTCCAGCATTAATGATGTGTATAGGTGCAGTACATGTGATTTCTACATTCATATAAGATGCGCCCTACTGCCAAAGAGGGTTCATTTTCATAAATTCGATCAACATCCTCTGCATTTGATCACCACTGGTACTAGTGATCATGACATCTGCGAGGTGTGTGAGGAAGATATAGAGTGCAAGTATTGGTACTACCGATGCGCTAAATGTGACTACTCTTTCCACGTAAACTGCATTCCCTCGCTTGGCTATTTGTCCAAAGTCAAGTTTGGAGGCAAATTTGATATTCCTTGTCACTCTCATCCTCTCAACCTTACACGGATGCTTACTTTCGGAAGAAATGAGAGGTGTGGGTTTTGCGACCAAATCATTCCGGGATTGGTAGATCAAGCGGCCTTCTCCTGTTCACAATGCAATTATTGGATTCATTTTTCTTGTGCAAGGGATTCATTCACATCCTCTCACATTCGTAGATCCAAGGTTTTTGGGGAAATCAATGATCAGGCGATTTATGATTTCTTTGAAGTTAGAAGATAA
- the LOC121778478 gene encoding uncharacterized protein LOC121778478 isoform X2, giving the protein MPVERGMMVSSSRANNVISGFIKTASCCLLLSRSPLVLCCLCFSYILFLPIPEIRLQLIQLPDDDLETFPSLEIRTYSQRNQAGDEDKKLAVENFHNHPLVLVDDHNYNCNCKKLVCDICIQTITIPSPFYRCSQQSGSCSFLAHKVCLELLPILKFENPGDDSRVVSKAQPCSYPNKWFFSSIFLCVVCCLPCNGPCYFFPENYHPIYDIPWMVDLSCMAAPSITKHNSHGQHLLFRTTRYSLASPITCCSRGSSINDVYRCSTCDFYIHIRCALLPKRVHFHKFDQHPLHLITTGTSDHDICEVCEEDIECKYWYYRCAKCDYSFHVNCIPSLGYLSKVKFGGKFDIPCHSHPLNLTRMLTFGRNERCGFCDQIIPGLVDQAAFSCSQCNYWIHFSCARDSFTSSHIRRSKVFGEINDQAIYDFFEVRR; this is encoded by the exons ATGCCTGTGGAGAGAGGCATGATGGTTTCTTCTTCTCGTGCCAACAATGTAATTTCTGGATTCATCAAGACTGCATCATGCTGCCTACTGCTATCACGCTCCCCTCTCGTCCTCTGTTGCCTCTGCTTCTCGTATATTCTATTCCTGCCAATTCCCG AAATAAGGCTACAGTTGATCCAACTACCAGATGACGACTTGGAGACGTTTCCAAGTTTAGAGATCCGTACATACTCGCAGAGAAACCAAGCTGGTGATGAAGACAAGAAGCTTGCTGTCGAGAATTTTCACAACCATCCTTTGGTCCTAGTAGATGATCATAATTATAATTGCAATTGCAAAAAACTAGTGTGTGATATATGCATACAAACTATTACTATTCCGTCTCCATTTTACAGATGCTCTCAACAAAGTGGCAGCTGCTCTTTCCTTGCCCATAAAGTCTGTTTAGAGCTTCTCCCTATTCTCAAGTTTGAGAACCCTGGTGATGACTCCAGAGTAGTATCAAAGGCACAACCTTGTTCGTACCCGAATAAATGGTTCTTCAGTTCAATATTTTTGTGTGTGGTGTGTTGTCTTCCTTGCAATGGACCTTGCTACTTCTTTCCTGAGAATTATCATCCTATCTATGATATCCCCTGGATGGTTGATCTGTCGTGCATGGCTGCTCCAAGCATTACAAAGCACAACTCACATGGACAACACCTTCTCTTTCGCACCACCCGATATTCGCTGGCCTCTCCCATCACTTGCTGTTCCCGGGGCTCCAGCATTAATGATGTGTATAGGTGCAGTACATGTGATTTCTACATTCATATAAGATGCGCCCTACTGCCAAAGAGGGTTCATTTTCATAAATTCGATCAACATCCTCTGCATTTGATCACCACTGGTACTAGTGATCATGACATCTGCGAGGTGTGTGAGGAAGATATAGAGTGCAAGTATTGGTACTACCGATGCGCTAAATGTGACTACTCTTTCCACGTAAACTGCATTCCCTCGCTTGGCTATTTGTCCAAAGTCAAGTTTGGAGGCAAATTTGATATTCCTTGTCACTCTCATCCTCTCAACCTTACACGGATGCTTACTTTCGGAAGAAATGAGAGGTGTGGGTTTTGCGACCAAATCATTCCGGGATTGGTAGATCAAGCGGCCTTCTCCTGTTCACAATGCAATTATTGGATTCATTTTTCTTGTGCAAGGGATTCATTCACATCCTCTCACATTCGTAGATCCAAGGTTTTTGGGGAAATCAATGATCAGGCGATTTATGATTTCTTTGAAGTTAGAAGATAA
- the LOC121779244 gene encoding uncharacterized protein LOC121779244: MEGDRHFSHPHPLISFLDEMEADVTDNFHSCKICGLPILFAPSYTCTIAACDFFLHESCAHKFRKKFIHPSHGRHMLCLREGNSHHFSYKCEDCNLEMHPLYAVDGVEIKSKHKSHPSHPLVAICRETLSLCDACGEMHDGFFFCCQQCNFWIHQDCTILPSALTLPSHPLPLLLIYSPFSIPSIVCIVCRITLFPTNNAIYYCPSTHIFSHVRCGLEKIQSKTRLELIQLPDDEFDTFPSLEIRTYSQRNQIDDIGDEDSKRAIEILHKHPLILVGDEEEDHNYNYNYNYKKLVCDICMRTITIPYQFYRCTQEGCSFLAHKVCVQLLSIVKFVIPDGHGNEVVKARPCSHVDEWFFCSIYFCICCCLPSSAPCYNLSSPDGSFPVTIDLPCTAAPYIIKHSSHSQHILFRTSRLWMAFPISCCSRGSTRFDVYKCTMCNFYIHIRCALLPKKVSFRKFDQHPLHLITATGSDHDICEVCEEGIECKYWYYRCAKCDYSFHVNCIPSLGYLSKVKFGGKFSIPCHSHPLTLKRMLTFGRNERCGFCDQIIPGLVDQAAFSCSQCDYWIHFSCARLELIQLPDVEFDTFPSLEIRTYSQRNKADNIGDEDKKLAIEIFHKHPLVLASW; the protein is encoded by the exons ATGGAGGGTGATAGACATTTCAGTCATCCTCATCCATTGATTTCTTTTCTAGATGAAATGGAGGCCGATGTTACTGATAACTTTCATTCTTGCAAAATTTGTGGTTTGCCAATTCTATTTGCTCCCTCCTACACTTGCACCATTGCCGCCTGCGATTTTTTTTTGCACGAATCATGTGCGCACAAATTCCGCAAAAAATTCATCCATCCTAGTCATGGCCGCCACATGCTTTGTCTCCGAGAAGGAAATAGTCACCATTTCAGTTACAAATGTGAGGATTGCAATTTGGAAATGCATCCTCTCTATGCAGTGGATGGTGTTGAGATCAAAAGCAAACACAAGAGCCATCCGTCTCACCCGCTCGTGGCTATTTGCAGAGAGACTTTGTCTCTTTGCGATGCCTGTGGAGAGATGCATGATGGTTTCTTCTTCTGCTGCCAACAATGTAATTTCTGGATTCATCAAGACTGCACAATACTGCCCTCTGCTCTCACTCTCCCCTCTCATCCTCTGCCTTTACTTCTCATATATTCTCCTTTTAGTATTCCATCTATTGTGTGCATAGTTTGCAGAATAACCCTTTTTCCCACCAATAATGCCATCTATTATTGTCCTAGTACACACATATTTTCTCATGTCAGATGTGGACTCGAGAAAATTCAATCCA AAACAAGACTGGAGTTGATCCAACTGCCGGACGATGAGTTTGACACATTTCCAAGTTTGGAGATCCGTACATACTCGCAGAGAAACCAAATAGATGATATTGGTGATGAAGATAGCAAGCGTGCAATTGAGATTTTGCACAAGCATCCTTTGATCCTAGTTGgtgatgaggaagaggatcataattataattataattataattataaaaaactaGTGTGTGATATATGCATGCGAACCATTACTATTCCATATCAATTTTACAGATGCACTCAAGAAGGATGCTCTTTCCTTGCCCATAAAGTATGCGTTCAGCTTCTCTCCATTGTCAAGTTTGTGATTCCAGATGGTCACGGCAATGAAGTAGTTAAGGCACGACCTTGTTCGCACGTGGACGAATGGTTCTTCTGTTCAATATATTTCTGCATTTGCTGCTGTTTACCTAGCAGTGCACCTTGCTACAACCTTTCTTCGCCTGATGGTTCTTTTCCGGTGACGATTGATCTGCCGTGCACTGCTGCCCCATACATTATAAAGCACAGCTCACACAGCCAACACATTCTCTTTCGCACCTCCCGCCTTTGGATGGCCTTCCCCATCAGTTGTTGTTCCCGCGGTTCTACCCGTTTTGATGTCTATAAGTGCACCATGTGCAATTTCTACATTCATATAAGGTGCGCCTTACTACCAAAAAAGGTTTCATTTCGTAAATTCGATCAACATCCTCTTCATTTGATCACTGCTACTGGTAGTGATCATGACATCTGTGAGGTGTGTGAGGAAGGTATAGAGTGCAAGTATTGGTACTACCGATGTGCTAAATGTGACTACTCTTTCCACGTAAACTGCATTCCCTCGCTTGGCTATTTGTCCAAAGTCAAGTTCGGAGGCAAATTTAGTATTCCTTGCCACTCTCATCCTCTCACCCTCAAACGGATGCTTACTTTCGGAAGAAATGAGAGGTGTGGGTTTTGCGACCAAATCATTCCGGGATTGGTAGATCAAGCGGCTTTCTCATGCTCACAATGCGATTATTGGATTCATTTTTCTTGTGCAAG GTTGGAGTTGATCCAACTGCCAGATGTCGAGTTTGACACATTTCCAAGTTTGGAGATTCGTACATACTCGCAGAGAAACAAAGCTGATAATATTGGTGATGAAGACAAGAAGCTTGCAATTGAGATTTTCCACAAGCATCCTTTGGTCCTAGCTAGCTGGTGA